In the genome of Candidatus Ruthia magnifica str. Cm (Calyptogena magnifica), one region contains:
- the rpmG gene encoding 50S ribosomal protein L33 — protein sequence MREKIRLVSSAKTGHFYTTTKNKRLHPEKIEIKKFDPVVRKHVVYKEAKIK from the coding sequence ATGAGAGAGAAAATTAGATTAGTATCATCAGCCAAAACAGGCCATTTTTATACAACGACTAAAAATAAGCGTCTTCATCCAGAAAAGATAGAGATTAAAAAGTTTGATCCAGTTGTTAGAAAGCACGTAGTGTACAAAGAAGCAAAAATTAAGTAA
- the rpmB gene encoding 50S ribosomal protein L28 encodes MAKVCVVTGKRPISGNNVSHANNRTRRRFYPNLHTHRFWVENENRFVKLKLSAKGLRIIDKKGIDTVLAKIRIRGEKV; translated from the coding sequence ATGGCGAAGGTATGTGTGGTTACGGGTAAGCGACCAATAAGTGGTAACAATGTATCTCATGCGAATAATAGAACGCGTCGTCGTTTTTATCCAAACCTTCATACGCATCGCTTTTGGGTGGAAAATGAAAATCGTTTTGTTAAATTAAAGCTATCAGCGAAAGGATTGCGCATTATCGATAAAAAAGGTATTGACACTGTATTAGCAAAAATTCGTATACGTGGCGAAAAGGTTTAG
- the pyrE gene encoding orotate phosphoribosyltransferase, which produces MKQYQKDFVDFMLGSGALKFGEFTLKSGRVSPYFFNTGAFNTGQHLSQLGKFYATAIENSILDFDVLFGLAYKGIPLVTATTIALNDGFSKNVPYSFNRKEVKIHGEGGDIVGHQLEGNILIIDDVITVGTAIIEAMSIIKANGATAKGVIVAVDRQEKGKGEQSTIQEVEQNFGLSVLSIINLSHLVDYLKQGNDHALIERIEVYRDCYGV; this is translated from the coding sequence ATGAAACAGTATCAAAAAGATTTTGTAGATTTTATGTTGGGCAGTGGTGCGCTTAAATTTGGTGAATTCACCTTAAAATCTGGTCGTGTTAGCCCTTATTTTTTTAATACTGGGGCATTTAATACGGGTCAACACCTTTCTCAACTGGGTAAATTTTACGCGACAGCGATTGAAAATAGCATCTTAGATTTTGATGTTTTGTTTGGTCTAGCTTACAAAGGTATTCCACTTGTAACTGCAACTACTATAGCACTTAATGATGGTTTTAGTAAAAACGTGCCTTATAGTTTTAATCGCAAAGAGGTCAAAATACACGGCGAAGGCGGAGATATTGTTGGTCACCAACTTGAGGGTAATATTTTAATTATTGACGATGTCATCACGGTAGGTACTGCTATTATCGAGGCGATGAGTATTATTAAAGCAAATGGTGCAACTGCCAAGGGTGTGATTGTAGCGGTTGACCGTCAGGAAAAAGGCAAGGGTGAACAATCTACTATTCAGGAAGTTGAGCAGAATTTTGGGCTTTCAGTTTTAAGTATTATTAATTTATCGCACTTGGTTGATTATTTAAAGCAAGGCAATGACCATGCGTTAATTGAGCGCATTGAGGTGTATCGAGATTGTTATGGTGTTTAG